In Deltaproteobacteria bacterium, the DNA window GGACGCCGAAGGTGGCGACCGGGTCGCTCGCGAACTTCACGCCCGCGTATCGGGTGACGATCGCCGTCCAGCGCTTCGATTCGATCCCGGGCGACGCGGTCGTCGTCGAGACGGTGTGGACGGTCCGTGACTCGGCGGACGGCGGGACGCGCTCGGGGCGCACGGTCGCGCGCGAAGCGGTGCAGGGCAGCAGCTACGACGCGCTCGCGGCGGCGCACAGCCGCGCGCTCGCCAGGCTGAGCAGCGACATCGCGGCCGCCATCCGGGCCGAGGCCGGACGCCACGCCGTTCGGTAGCGACGCGGACCGCGAGCCGTGCGCACACCCGCCCAGACGGCCGGCACCTGGCGGCGTCGCATTCTGACGCTGGGTCGCAATGACCCGGCGTCGGCGCGTGCCGAGGGTCCCCTCGGGCGCGCCTTTCGCGCGGCATGGCCAATGCACGAGAGCGGTGCTCATGAACGGCACGACACTGCTTCTCTCGTTGCGCGGCCAGGACCCGGGACATCCACCTCGACCCTCGCGGGGCGCTCGGCGACCGGCCGCGGAAGCGCGGCCGTCCCGGGACCAGGTCGCCGCAACGAAGATCGCGGATCAGGTTCCGTGCGTGAGCGAGAACCCGCTCAGCGAGCGAGAGCGGGAGGTTGTGCGCGCGCTCGTCTTCGGCGCGCGAGCCGCCGAGGCCGCCCGGCTCCTCGGGATCACCAAGAAGACGGTCGAGACGCATCGCAACAACATCTACCGGAAGCTCGATATCCACAGCTATCGCGAGCTCATGGGCCAGGCGCTCCGGCTAGGGATCGTCTGAGTGAGTCTTAGCGATCACCGGTGGCCGTCTCGGGGCCATGGACCGAAGAGGACGGCAGTGAGCGCGGAATGCACTTCGCCGCCGGCGCGGGGCGCGACTACATGGTCTCGCGGCCCCGTCGTCTCCCCGCCGTCGGTTCGTCGGGGGCTACGACCCCCGCGAGCTGCGACCCACCTTGTACTCCTCGAGCTTCCGGTAGAGCGTCTTCCGGCCCAGACCCAGCACGCGGGCGGCGATCGTCTTGCTCCCGCCGACGGCTTCGACCACCCGCAGGATGTAGCGGCGCTCCACCTCCTCGAGCGACGGTAGCTCCGAGGGATCGTCGCTCGCGACGAGGACGTGCGAGCGCCGGAAGTCCCGGATCTTCTCGGGCAGGTCGTCCACGCCGATCGTCTCGTGTCGGGTCAGCGCGATCACCCGCTCGATGCAGTTCTCGAGCTCGCGCACGTTGCCGGGCCAGCCGTAGGCGAGCAGCCGTTCGGCGCATTCCGGAGCGATTCCCGCGACGCTCTTGCCCGCCTGTGCGGCGTAGCGCTCGATGAAGTGCTGGGCGAGCAGCAGCACGTCGCCGCCACGCGCCCGCAGCGGCGGGACCTCCACCGGGATCACATTGACGCGGAAGTAGAGGTCTTCGCGGAAGCGATGCTCCTCCACGGCCGCTTCCAGATCGCGATTCGTGGCGACGATCAGGCGCACGTCGAAGGGGACTTCCTCGTTTCCGCCGACGGGCCGTACGGCGCGCGTCTGGAGCGCGCGCAGGAGCTTCGGCTGGAGCGCCAGGGGGAGCTCGCCGATCTCGTCGAGGAACAACGTGCCGCCCGATGCCTGGAGGAGGAGCCCCTTGCGCGTCGCGTGAGCGTCCGTGAAGGCGCCGCGCACGTGACCGAAGAGCTCGCTCTCCAGCAGCGGCTCGGGGAGCGCGGCGCAGTTCACGACGACGAACGGACCGGCCTTCCGCCGCCCGCGGTCGTGGAGGGCTCGGGCGACGAGCTCCTTGCCGGTACCCGTCTCGCCCGTGACCAACACGGAGGCGTTGGAGTCCACGATCCGATCGAGCAGATCGTAGAGCCGTCGCATCGCCGGGCTGGTGCCGAGCAGCGCCCCGAAACGCCGGGCCTCTTCGACCGCACGGCGGAGCCGCTGTACCTCGTCGCGGAGCGAGCGGTGCTGGATCGCGCGGCCGAGCGCGAGCGCGAGGGCGTCCACCTCGAGCGGCTTGGTCACGAAGTCGTACGCGCCGCCCCGGATCGCCGCCACGGCGGTCTCGATGCTCCCGAACGCGGTGATGACGATCACCGGCACCTCGGGCTGCGCGGCGACGATCCGCCCGCACAGCTCGAGCCCGTCCATGCCCGGCATGTTCAGGTCGGTCACCACGGCGTCGAACTCTCCCGGGGCGAGCGCCTCGAGGGCCGCGGCCGCCGACGTCCGCGCGCTCACCGCGAAGCCGAGCTCGCCGAGGTCCGAGACGAGCATGTCACACATGCTCGCATCGTCGTCGACGACCAGCACGCGTCCCGTCACGAGGCGGCCTCCACCGTCCCCGGCTCGGCGGCGGCGAGGTAGATCGAGACACCCGTCCCCTTTCCCACTTCGCTCTGGACGTCGATCCAGCCGCCGTGATCGGACACGATCCCGTGTGCGACGGACAGCCCGAGCCCGGTCCCTTCTCCGACTCCCTTGGTCGTGAAGAACGGTTCGAAGATGTGCGGCAGGTCTGCTGCGGCGATGCCCTCGCCCTGATCGTCGATGCGGATGCGGAGGTACGGACGCGTCGAGCCGCGGGGTCCGTCCACCGGACTGAGGGCCTCGCAGGCCTCGATCGAGACCAGCAGGCGGCCGCCGTGGGGCATCGCCTGGATGCCGTTCATGATGACGTTGGCGAGCGCCTGCTGCACCTGATTCTGATCGACGCGTGCGAACCACTCCCCGTCCGGCGCCGTGAGCTCGACCGTCACGCGATGCTTCTGGGCGAGCGGCGCGAGCAGATCGATCGTCCGGGCCGTGAGCGTGCGCAGGTTGGCGAGGCCGAGCTTGGGTCCATGTCGCCGGGAGAAATCCAGGAGCTGGCGGATGACGACGACCATGCGGGCGGCCTGCTCCTGGATGAGACGCGCGTACTCGATCGCCGGCCCCCCGGCACCCTCCGTCGCGACGATCTTGCCGGCCCGGTTGGAGATCAGGTTGAGCGGCGTCCCGAGCTCGTGCGCAACGCCCGCCGCGAGCCGGCCGACGGTCGTCAGGCGATCCGTGTGACGAAGCTGGTCCAGGGTCGCGATGCGCGCCTCGGTCTCGGCGGCCAGCCGCTCCCGGGTCGCGGCGAGGCGGTCGCTCATGACGTCGAGCTCCGCGGCGAGATCCCCGATCTCGTCGTGTTGTCGCACCCGCACCCGGCCCGTGAGGTCCCCGGCACCGATGGCTCGCGCCCGGTCCCGCAGCTGCGCCATCGGCCGGCCGACGAGCCAGTAGCCGAGCCCCATCGCGATGAAGCCGCACATGGCGGCGACGAGGGCGGTGGCGAGCGCGATGTGCCGCCGGTTCATGTCGATGTAGCGGTGCTCGGCCTGCAGGGACTCGACCACTTCGATGACGGCCGGCCGGGCTCCGGGAATCGACATCGGCACGTAGATGCGGCGAACCCACTCGCCACCCGTCGTCTGACGCAGGGTGATCACGTTGCGGTGCTTGAGCGCCTGAATATCGGTCGCGGAGACCGTGGCTGGCGGATGCGCCTTCAGGTCCTCGAGCGAGTGCCAGTGCAGACGGACCACGTCCGGCCCGTGACGGTCGATGAGCCCCAGGATCTCCCTCGCCCGCGCCTCGCCGTCCGTCGCCCAGATCGCCTCGAGCGCGGCGGCGGCCCCGCGGCCGAACTTCACATCCTTGGCGAGGTCGGCGTCCAGGATGACGATCTCGCGGCTGATCTGCACGTACGCGTACCCGGCCATGACG includes these proteins:
- a CDS encoding sigma-54-dependent Fis family transcriptional regulator, whose protein sequence is MTGRVLVVDDDASMCDMLVSDLGELGFAVSARTSAAAALEALAPGEFDAVVTDLNMPGMDGLELCGRIVAAQPEVPVIVITAFGSIETAVAAIRGGAYDFVTKPLEVDALALALGRAIQHRSLRDEVQRLRRAVEEARRFGALLGTSPAMRRLYDLLDRIVDSNASVLVTGETGTGKELVARALHDRGRRKAGPFVVVNCAALPEPLLESELFGHVRGAFTDAHATRKGLLLQASGGTLFLDEIGELPLALQPKLLRALQTRAVRPVGGNEEVPFDVRLIVATNRDLEAAVEEHRFREDLYFRVNVIPVEVPPLRARGGDVLLLAQHFIERYAAQAGKSVAGIAPECAERLLAYGWPGNVRELENCIERVIALTRHETIGVDDLPEKIRDFRRSHVLVASDDPSELPSLEEVERRYILRVVEAVGGSKTIAARVLGLGRKTLYRKLEEYKVGRSSRGS
- a CDS encoding HAMP domain-containing protein codes for the protein MKLARKLTLALLVGVVAVMAGYAYVQISREIVILDADLAKDVKFGRGAAAALEAIWATDGEARAREILGLIDRHGPDVVRLHWHSLEDLKAHPPATVSATDIQALKHRNVITLRQTTGGEWVRRIYVPMSIPGARPAVIEVVESLQAEHRYIDMNRRHIALATALVAAMCGFIAMGLGYWLVGRPMAQLRDRARAIGAGDLTGRVRVRQHDEIGDLAAELDVMSDRLAATRERLAAETEARIATLDQLRHTDRLTTVGRLAAGVAHELGTPLNLISNRAGKIVATEGAGGPAIEYARLIQEQAARMVVVIRQLLDFSRRHGPKLGLANLRTLTARTIDLLAPLAQKHRVTVELTAPDGEWFARVDQNQVQQALANVIMNGIQAMPHGGRLLVSIEACEALSPVDGPRGSTRPYLRIRIDDQGEGIAAADLPHIFEPFFTTKGVGEGTGLGLSVAHGIVSDHGGWIDVQSEVGKGTGVSIYLAAAEPGTVEAAS